A window of Bacillus toyonensis BCT-7112 genomic DNA:
TATTATATCCATCGTATTCAGCATGGACGCTTGTACCAAAAACCGTAATAGTTAGTAATAGGGCACCTAAAATAGATGAAAGTTTTTTCTTCATAGTTTTCCCCCTCCTTTCATATTCAGTAATGTCTCCAGTTTTTTAGGCAATATTCGTTTGAAAATATATAAAACCATTTGAATTGAAATGTATTTATTATTTATAAGAATAAATTTTTGGTAACTGTACATTCTATGAGAGGTAATTACTATATTTGGGTAAGGTGTTCCTTATGAGTTATAAGAACTTATTTTCTTTAATCCAGAACATGGTTAGGAAAATTTTTTCTATAGTAAGTATTGTTGCTAAAAGTCTAATTTCTTTAAGGAGGAATATTTTTATGGGTATTTTAAGTGGAAATCCACAAAATGAACCAATGCACTATGGAGAAGTCTTTGGGATTTGGAGTTACCTTGCAGCGGCACAAGGTGCAATTGCTGGATATCAAGTTCTTATTAACCACACAGGAGACGAGGATTTAAAGAAATTTTTAGAAAACCTTGTAGAGAATGATATCCAATCAGAAGTTGAAGAATTAAAAAATATATTAAAATTGAATGGTGTTGCATTACCACCAGCACCTCCAGAAAGACCAGTTGCATCTATTGAAACGATTCCTCCTGGTGCTCGTATTAATGATGCGGAAATTGCAGCTAAAGTTTCTATGGATCTTGCTGCTGGGTTAGTAGCATGTAGTCAAGCTATGGGACAATCCCTTCGAGAAGATGTAGGAATGATGTTTGGTCAATTTCATATGAAAAAAGCACAAGCTGGAGCTATATTACTTCGTCTGAATAAGAAAAAAGGTTGGATTATTCCGCCTCCATTACATGTTCTACAATCAGATCAAGCATAATACCTAAATAAAATTCAATCTATTCTTTATGACTGTTGCAGTGAAGTTGTCTAGAAAAATAAAGGTTATTAGTGAATTAAAATAAGTGGCAGAGTCGTGACCGCTTTTTGGCAGTAAATGTGCCGGCTGTTTTGGAATCAATGTGATATATTTGTATTGTGAGTAGTGGCGGAAAACATTACTTATAAAATTCCTGATAACTGAAAATGGATCGTCATAACCGGTGGCGAAGGTTGCAGATTGGATGAACAGTTATTTCTTGTTTTCACATTTAATTGCAATTCACGT
This region includes:
- a CDS encoding DUF3231 family protein, with protein sequence MGILSGNPQNEPMHYGEVFGIWSYLAAAQGAIAGYQVLINHTGDEDLKKFLENLVENDIQSEVEELKNILKLNGVALPPAPPERPVASIETIPPGARINDAEIAAKVSMDLAAGLVACSQAMGQSLREDVGMMFGQFHMKKAQAGAILLRLNKKKGWIIPPPLHVLQSDQA